The proteins below are encoded in one region of Engystomops pustulosus chromosome 8, aEngPut4.maternal, whole genome shotgun sequence:
- the C1QL2 gene encoding complement C1q-like protein 2 isoform X1: MLLVLLLPLLAVLTPGSGHYEMLGTCRMICDSYSGHTPGEALQDLSGAPPPFIQGPQGDPGRAGKPGARGPPGEPGLPGARGPPGERGEPGRAGGSAADVAPVVPGPRIAFYVGLKSPHEGYELLKFDDVVTNVGSSYDPSTGKFTVQVPGIYYFTYHILMRGGDGTSMWADLCKNGQVRSQGEEPRGDLYNNRQVRASAIAQDADQNYDYASNSVVLHLDSGDEIYVKLDGGKAHGGNNNKYSTFSGFILYPD, from the exons ATGCTCCTGGTCCTCCTCCTGCCGCTGCTGGCGGTGCTGACACCCGGTTCCGGGCACTATGAGATGTTGGGCACATGCAGGATGATCTGTGACTCCTATAGCGGACACACACCCGGGGAGGCTCTTCAGGATCTCAGCGGGGCCCCTCCGCCATTCATCCAGGGGCCACAGGGCGACCCCGGCAGAGCCGGCAAACCGGGAGCGCGGGGCCCCCCTGGAGAGCCTGGACTCCCAGGAGCGCGGGGCCCCCCGGGAGAGCGCGGAGAGCCGGGCAGAGCTGGAGGCTCCGCGGCGGATGTGGCCCCTGTTGTCCCGGGACCCCGCATCGCCTTCTATGTCGGCCTGAAGAGTCCGCACGAGGGATACGAACTCCTCAAGTTTGACGATGTCGTGACCAATGTCGGCAGCAGCTACGACCCGAGCACCGGGAAATTCACCGTCCAGGTTCCGGGGATCTACTACTTCACCTACCACATCCTGATGCGCGGGGGCGATGGCACCAGCATGTGGGCGGACCTGTGCAAGAACGGGCAGGTGCGGAGCCAGGGGGAGGAGCCGAGGGGGGACCTGTACAACAACAGGCAG GTTCGGGCCAGCGCCATCGCTCAGGATGCGGATCAGAACTATGACTATGCCAGTAACAGTGTGGTGCTGCACCTGGACTCTGGAGATGAGATTTACGTAAAGCTGGATGGTGGGAAAGCTCATGGCGGGAACAATAACAAGTACAGCACCTTCTCTGGATTCATCCTGTACCCCGACTAA
- the C1QL2 gene encoding complement C1q-like protein 2 isoform X2, whose amino-acid sequence MLLVLLLPLLAVLTPGSGHYEMLGTCRMICDSYSGHTPGEALQDLSGAPPPFIQGPQGDPGRAGKPGARGPPGEPGLPGARGPPGERGEPGRAGGSAADVAPVVPGPRIAFYVGLKSPHEGYELLKFDDVVTNVGSSYDPSTGKFTVQVPGIYYFTYHILMRGGDGTSMWADLCKNGQVRASAIAQDADQNYDYASNSVVLHLDSGDEIYVKLDGGKAHGGNNNKYSTFSGFILYPD is encoded by the exons ATGCTCCTGGTCCTCCTCCTGCCGCTGCTGGCGGTGCTGACACCCGGTTCCGGGCACTATGAGATGTTGGGCACATGCAGGATGATCTGTGACTCCTATAGCGGACACACACCCGGGGAGGCTCTTCAGGATCTCAGCGGGGCCCCTCCGCCATTCATCCAGGGGCCACAGGGCGACCCCGGCAGAGCCGGCAAACCGGGAGCGCGGGGCCCCCCTGGAGAGCCTGGACTCCCAGGAGCGCGGGGCCCCCCGGGAGAGCGCGGAGAGCCGGGCAGAGCTGGAGGCTCCGCGGCGGATGTGGCCCCTGTTGTCCCGGGACCCCGCATCGCCTTCTATGTCGGCCTGAAGAGTCCGCACGAGGGATACGAACTCCTCAAGTTTGACGATGTCGTGACCAATGTCGGCAGCAGCTACGACCCGAGCACCGGGAAATTCACCGTCCAGGTTCCGGGGATCTACTACTTCACCTACCACATCCTGATGCGCGGGGGCGATGGCACCAGCATGTGGGCGGACCTGTGCAAGAACGGGCAG GTTCGGGCCAGCGCCATCGCTCAGGATGCGGATCAGAACTATGACTATGCCAGTAACAGTGTGGTGCTGCACCTGGACTCTGGAGATGAGATTTACGTAAAGCTGGATGGTGGGAAAGCTCATGGCGGGAACAATAACAAGTACAGCACCTTCTCTGGATTCATCCTGTACCCCGACTAA